Within Oreochromis niloticus isolate F11D_XX linkage group LG2, O_niloticus_UMD_NMBU, whole genome shotgun sequence, the genomic segment CTGGGGGGGGTCATTTAATAATGGTGGGACCGTAGGGGGTTGCTGTCAGCTGTTGTCAGGCAGAAATCCTGTACAGGACATGTACATGTGTGAATTAGGTTGTTTTCTCTGACGCACTTCAGGCAGTGACGTGCTGAATAGTACGGCAAGTAGTAGTTATTCCATGTATAGCAAAGTCCAAGCGTATCTTTCCAGCATTGTTTGGTCCTATTTGTCATTAGTTGAGGCTGGGTTTTGAAATGCTGCAGGAACCTTGTTGACAAAGCGAGCAAAATAAACTAGGAGGAGTTTATTTGCGTTACAGCAGAGAGGCAAAGGTGCCAGTGGATATAAATCTGGATATGGGCTTTATTTCTAAGGTCAAGcagggaaagaagaaaaaaggtcCATAAAAGGGCTGATATTTACAGTGATTACAGTCCCTGCAGGCACATTTTTACAAAGAGAAACTAGACTGTTGGCATGTAGCAATAATCAAGCAGGAATTTTGGCCACTATGGTGGTTTCATATGTACTCTTCTGTTCATGTGAtctaaagcagcggtccccaacccccgcgccggtccgtgagtcgtttggtaccgggctgcaAGAGGCTCaatgtgaaatttatggttttcagggtttttatcggtttttatcgttatttttttgttgtttttatcgttaactcggtttccccaggtcttttcctgtgtgttatgaataaatcttcttctttttggtaccgttactggttttattttgttgtatttatccacgacaccttaaaggccagtccgtgaaaatattgccggacataaaccggtctgtggtgcagaaaaggttggggaccgctgatctaaagaaaaaaaggacaacTACCAGGACTGCCATTTGTCTGTGGTCACATTCCACTGCTCCTTTGGTGttgcttatttttctttttcttcttcatctgtTCAAAAATGTATGATCACATTTTTCCTTGATAATGCCAAAATTGTTaatggctttcaaatgaatCCAGTGTGTATTTCAATCCTGTGAAATTTCTAATGAGATTATCTTTTTAGTTGATCTGTGGTGTTTTTGTCAGCAGCTGTCTGCCCAGAGGACACGGGGGAAAGCAGATGGCTCCGGCGGTGAAACCCAGCAAAGAAAGTGAGTCAGTTAAGTTCATTAGACAACGGCGTAGTTGTTGAGCTGAGGACAAACTCGGGTCATGGGACTCTGCAGGAGGATTTAAGTAATGGTGTGTTTGTTGAAGAAAGACTGGAAAACCAGAACTTGCAGCCTCTGGCTAATCGACTGTTTAGTCATTAACATTTATGGCTGAATTTGCCTGGAAAAGTCTTATACCATGTctttttagttgttgttttttgtggagGTTCAAAACACACATCTGTGTAATGAAGTGCACATGAATTTGCTGCTACAGCCAGACAGTGTGTAGACTGCAGAGCAGATTTTAGTGCTGCAAGCTGTCCAGTCTCTGTAGTAAATACTTCATTCGTTTTCACTGCacatgaaagcagcagaaataatGAAAGTACGCTGGACTGGAGGGATTCCTGTGCTTTACTGCTGCTAAATATGTCTTATTCTCTTTGGTTTCAGACAAACCTCTGGGGAAGATTTTGATGCCTACCTCCAAAATGTTAAAGCCCAGTCTGAAGCTTTCAGGAGCAACAGTGAGTGAACCATCTGTATGAAATTTAAATTTTGTCAACCTCTTCCCAggtgcttttttttaacagagcagAGAAACATAGCGTATCTAAACATACTAGTTTTCTTTAGAAAGCATTAGTTATTTCTGTTTGTACACAATgtatgaaatattttttaaaaaaacaacaaaagtgacCGGGGTTGTGACCTTGTTATTCTGCCTTAACTGTGACTTTAATGCTCAAAGCTTGTAAAATCAAGTTAACACTGAGTGCTAGCTTCAATTTATACACAGTATAAAAACCTGAGGGAGGGTTCGAGCTGTTACTTGAGAAAGcatgatacaaaaaaaaagcctacaaaacaaatcagcttagacttgagaaaaagatttgacagaagaagaaaaaagaaaaaacagaagaaggatATACAAAGTTATCACAGTGTTTCCAAGTGTCAGGAACTGGAGTGAGGAGTATCATCAAGAAATgtaaagacagacacacagtaCAGAACACGCCTGGCAGCGGTGGGAAGCAAAAGACTAGTAAGAAAAATGGCGAGAGATGTTTCTAAAGACCCCAGAACAACTGCCAAGACACCCGTGAATGACTTAGCCAAGTTTGAAATAGTAGTCTGAAGGAGACAATCACTAGAGCCCTGCACAGGAATGAGCGGCGAGGTTAGAGACCAGGAAAACCTTCTGCAGAAGACACGCCTTCAAGCCAGACTGAGGTGTGCTAAGAACAACCTGGGGATAGATAATCCACACTAGAAGAGCGTCATCTGGTCAGAGGAGATAAAGCTACAGCTCTTTGGCCACAGACACTTTGCTGATGTTTAGAGAAAGAAGTGAGAGTTCTACAACTCAAAGGACACTGTCCCCACAGTGAAGCACGGTGGTGGGAGGATACATGaagattttaaaagaaaacctcAAGCAGTCAGAAACAAACCTGGGTCTGGGTCGTCTCTTTATCTTCAAACACAACAACGACCCAAAACATGTCGCTCCTGGTGAAGAACTACCTCCAGTCAGTGAACAGTCAGTAAGTTCACTTACTGACTGTTCACTTACAGCCCAGTCAGTAAGTGAACTTACTGACTGGGCTGCACAAAAGCATTGCCTTAAAAATCTGTCGGGTGAACTGAAGACCAGCGTCCACGCTAGAGGACCATTAAATCTGGAGGAACTTGAGAGATTTGCCAAAGAAGAATGAGCTGCGGTTGCTCGGAGGACCTCTGCGACTTGTTGAAAACTACAAAAACCGACTGCCGGCTGTATCGAGATACATTTTGATAATCATTTTGTTGTACATTGCGAGTATATATTCATGAGAGGTCAGGTTTACATGCTTTCTGTTTGTTCCCAGGACTCCCGTCTGACACAAATGTGGTGACTCCAAACACGGAGTGCAGCTGGGATTTCACCACCAAGACCCGCTCCACCAACGATGACGGTACCTCACTAGATCTGGAGTGGGAAGATGAGGAAGGTAAGAACATTCTGACTGAAGTTGAAAAGTTTGATTAGGATAGTGATGCATGTGATGAGCCCTCTTGTTCATAGAATTCCAAgagtattttaatttatttggaaaaatattttgctcttttgttttcatttctctgCTGCTACATCTGTCATTTATATCCAGTCTTTGCCTGTGTACGTTTCAAGGCAACACACTTATGTAATATATACGGTTTGTGACTTCCACCGTGGACCTTCTGCTGTTTGACATCAGTTACTGCTCTTCTGTCAGAATCAAACCTCATGTCTCTGCGTTGTAGGAATCAATCGTGCGCTTCCAGTGTGGGAGAGGTCTCGAACGGAGGAGGACATCTTGCGCGCAGCCCTGAGGCCAGGCAGCAAGCAAATGAACAGCGGGCCGACCTCAGCCTCCGAGGACTCCACTGCACTGGAGTGGGAGAATGATTTTGTGAGCACCCACCCAGAGGACACTGCAGAATTCGAAGGGTTTGTCAATCCTGTCCTAGACACTCCCTCTGAGGACTCCTCGGACTGCGGCCTCAGGTCGGACAACCAAGACAGATAGTGTCCAGCACCAAAGGAGACATTGGCGGCCCGCCTCCTCACGTCAAGGCTCACCAGCTTTTTTGCCTCATGAAGTGGAAATGTCGTTCCTTACATGCTCTTCATACTGTCACGAAACTGTGATACTGCAGGAACATGTGTGTACCTCTGCACTACAGAACAGTGTGGTGACGTTTATCAGACTCATTTTTTCAGTGCCTTCATTTGCTAAACTAGACGACCATTTAATGAATTGTAACTGATCAGTTGTATCCACGACCGTCTTACACATTGTTCAACAAGTGCTTTTTATCTAACGCACCCAGGTGATCGTATACAAACCAATTCATCACCAACCAACCAGGCGTGAAATGTTATTATATTAGCAGATTGACCCTCCAGTATACTGACTGGTGTAACTGGACACATTTCAGTGCTTGCGCGTGAAGTAATTGTGCAGGAAAATCTACACATTGGTCATTGGACTACTTTACCCACTGTCTGTGGGTAAAGTAGTCATTCTGGATCATTTATAAAGGTACTTTTAAAATCCCAGCAGGCTAATTTGTTCTTTGCATTTGACCTATGCTAACTATTTAGCAGCAGCGAACAGTCAAACAGTACCTGGGGACCAAGTGCAGTGCTGAGGCCAACACCTCACTCAGCACCTCAGTGGGGAAAAGGCTGGTTTATTCTTGGATCTCTTTACATGTAGGGAGAAAAAATCCACAGAAGCACAAAAGCAGTTTAAattaggggaaaaaagaaaatccgtCTGTTCTTTACTTTGATGCATGATTGGGAGGTGAATTCCACTGGAAGGTTGCTGAAGGAAAGATTAAACCATCTCTCAGTGAATCAGTGGAGCAGGCTATACGAGACAGCACAGGTGAACACTGCATGTCAGCCGTGAGCGCTCACGAAAAAAAAGGCATGCACAATATGAGGTCAGTGCATGCACTCTGACAAAAAGCTGACCTCATCGTGGTGACCCTCGGCTGAAGTCATAAGCCTCCTTTCTTGTAATTGAGAGCCCCCATATGAAACTGTGTCATGATGCTAatcaaatacagaaaaaaaacttctcGAACTGTAACTTTGTAACAACATTCAGGCTTTTCCAAGTATCGTGTGAATATTTGCTCTGAAGCACAGTGAAATCATTACAGAGTATAACAGGAGGCATCCTTCACCTAAACCTACTGAAGGAGACAAATCAGGTCTGAGTGTTTAGCTCTTATGAAATTTGAACTTTTTAGTGATATGAGGGGAAATCATTGAAAGCAATATTTTGAAATTGAACGAAAAAGATCAAACCCAAAAACGTTCTGTGGTGTTAGCGTCGGTGATCCAGTGCTGCTTTGACTAAGGAAGGGGGTTTAATTGTTCTTCGTTACTTTTTCTTCTTATCTTAACCTGTCACATGTTGTTGAACGGGAGTCGGGACAATAGCTTTTCACATTAatcagttttaattagtttgaaTCGGCGTATGCGTGCACCTGCAATGTGTTGATTTTTGTCGATTCAGATCTTAGAAGATTTTACCGAAATGAACCTGATCCACTGACTTGCACTGCTGTCAAAGTGTGTACACGAGACACTGGTTAATTTTCCTTCCTAATATTTGAGTGCGGTATAATATATTGTTTCCTTTTGTTTCCCCAGTGTTATGTTTTGCTGTGAGTATAGCATATTTGACTCATCACTGtaaatttctgtttaaaaagaacaaaaattgaTTCTTTGTCACTCTGAgtataaagggaaaaaataaaatcatgggGGGAAAGAAAGTCCCGAGCTTCAGGTACATTAACTACAGACCAACTgagtttgtaatctgtcatttttaaagtaatctTGACACTTGACTCTGACagaatgtttgaatgtttctggcaaaaaaaataaatcaaaagtaCAAACCAAAGTAGTAAGTGAGAGGCTACACAGAAGTTGTTTGCAAAATTTAAAGGGGACCTTTTATGCTCTAAATTTTTACTTTTGGCCCTCCCCCTTTAAGGCCGCTGTCTCATTAAGCTCACtatcttctgattggctgactcTCGTAAATGGAAGATTTGAACAGTGTGTCGGCCAGACCTGTTTAAATGACCTAACCATATTAGGGCGATCCACTTCTGACATTATACATAATTAAGAGAACAGGGTGTATCAAAAGAGTCATCTGATTTCCAAAAgctatatttttaaaagtaatggaCATGTAGAAAATTAAATCTTTAAAATGCATGGCTGAATGTAAAATTTGACACACAATGCTCACAACTGCTCAATGCATCCCCACGCCGGACACACGCCTTATGTCCATGAGAAAGTCAAACTTGCCCCCCTACTTCTGTGGGTATGTCTGcagtcactgcagccactgctgttgtTATGCTACCAACCGGGAACCAAGTGAAACTCACGAATGCCCTCTTTCTAAATGGTACATGTTTAGATTGTTTCCTGTGAACATCGAATGAAAGCACTTTTAAAATGGGATTATTCTTTTTGATACATCCTGTACAATAGCATTGTGCATTCGTAACATTTAGAGCTCTGACGTTTTTGGCTCATAGTGATTACCTGCACAGATGGCCTCGTTATTTGCAACACACGCATATGAAAGCATAAAAGATCCCCTTTAACATAGATCGTACGCGGAGGCTGAATGGATGTACCATGACCTGGGTTGGGGCTTCGTCTCTCTTTAATGCTGCACTGTTTA encodes:
- the ap1ar gene encoding AP-1 complex-associated regulatory protein isoform X1 yields the protein MGNCWAYCVGLFRRETNRIQRGGGSKYFRSSTTGEHYTIEFENLVESDEAESPQPCPRPISDDEIKNLKEHRYAAISDKQILLDQKLRAELEAQEEKLRLEEEARNAAQREAARLARERKLKEQLSAQRTRGKADGSGGETQQRKQTSGEDFDAYLQNVKAQSEAFRSNRLPSDTNVVTPNTECSWDFTTKTRSTNDDGTSLDLEWEDEEGINRALPVWERSRTEEDILRAALRPGSKQMNSGPTSASEDSTALEWENDFVSTHPEDTAEFEGFVNPVLDTPSEDSSDCGLRSDNQDR
- the ap1ar gene encoding AP-1 complex-associated regulatory protein isoform X2 is translated as MGNCWAYCVGLFRRETNRIQRGGGSKYFRSSTTGEHYTIEFENLVESDEAESPQPCPRPISDDEIKNLKEHRYAAISDKQILLDQKLRAELEAQEEKLRLEEEARNAAQREAARLARERKLKELSAQRTRGKADGSGGETQQRKQTSGEDFDAYLQNVKAQSEAFRSNRLPSDTNVVTPNTECSWDFTTKTRSTNDDGTSLDLEWEDEEGINRALPVWERSRTEEDILRAALRPGSKQMNSGPTSASEDSTALEWENDFVSTHPEDTAEFEGFVNPVLDTPSEDSSDCGLRSDNQDR
- the ap1ar gene encoding AP-1 complex-associated regulatory protein isoform X3, which encodes MGNCWAYCVGLFRRETNRIQRGGGSKYFRSSTTGEHYTIEFENLVESDEAESPQPCPRPISDDEIKNLKEHRYAAISDKQILLDQKLRAELSAQRTRGKADGSGGETQQRKQTSGEDFDAYLQNVKAQSEAFRSNRLPSDTNVVTPNTECSWDFTTKTRSTNDDGTSLDLEWEDEEGINRALPVWERSRTEEDILRAALRPGSKQMNSGPTSASEDSTALEWENDFVSTHPEDTAEFEGFVNPVLDTPSEDSSDCGLRSDNQDR